One window of Nicotiana tomentosiformis chromosome 11, ASM39032v3, whole genome shotgun sequence genomic DNA carries:
- the LOC117276677 gene encoding uncharacterized protein has product MISVSKDANNQIFPLAFGIEESENNNSYEWYFSELRNAIESRDNLIFLSDMHQSIAHGIAKVFPVDSWHSRVEEEGITFLVDLNKRTCDCFQFQFDELPCIHAIAAIEKRNIKKSNFCSDWYLKESWLKTYERQIHPVRHTDSWIVPESVKSQIIKPPDFKVPPGYFENSYGFFTAILYQFHYS; this is encoded by the exons ATGATTTCAGTTTCAAAGGATGCAAATAATCAAATATTCCCACTAGCCTTTGGAATTGAAGAATCTGAAAATAACAATTCCTATGAGTGGTACTTTAGTGAGCTTCGCAATGCAATTGAGAGCCGtgacaatttaatttttttatcggaCATGCATCAATCTATTGCACATGGCATTGCAAAG GTCTTCCCTGTTGATTCATGGCATTCTAGAGTTGAGGAAGAAGGAATTACTTTCTTGGTGGACTTAAACAAAAGAACATGTGATTGTTTTCAGTTTCAATTTGATGAATTACCATGTATACATGCAATTGCAGCTATCGAGAAGAGAAATATCAAGAAGTCCAATTTCTGCTCGGATTGGTACTTAAAGGAATCTTGGCTGAAAACATATGAAAGACAAATACATCCTGTAAGACATACGGATTCTTGGATTGTACCAGAGAGTGTTAAGTCACAAATTATTAAACCTCCAGATTTCAAAGTCCCACCAG GATATTTTGAGAATTCATATGGATTCTTTACAGCAATTTTATACCAATTTCACTACAGCTGA
- the LOC104085545 gene encoding thymidine kinase-like, producing the protein MTFSSSAKDPMSVTTKPNYLPTGEIHVIVGPMFAGKTTALLRRVKLESNDGRNVVMIKSSKDTRYAVDAVVTHDGTKFPCWSLPNLSSFKQKFGIDAYEKVDVIGIDEAQFFDDLYDFCCNAADLDGKTVIVAGLDGDYLRKSFGSVLDIIPLADTVTKLTARCELCNKRAFFTFRKTSETETELIGGADMYMPVCRQHYVNVQSVNEAAKIVLESHKLPSSLILETTLVTP; encoded by the exons ATGACTTTTTCATCTTCTGCTAAAGACCCAATGTCTGTAACCACAAAGCCCAATTATTTGCCGACCGGCGAAATCCATGTTATTGTTGGTCCTATGTTTGCTGGAAAAACAACTGCTCTTCTTCGCCGTGTCAAATTGGAATCTAATGATGGCAG AAACGTGGTAATGATAAAGTCAAGCAAAGATACACGATATGCAGTAGATGCAGTGGTAACACATGATGGGACAAAATTCCCATGTTGGTCATTGCCTAATCTCTCTTCTTTCAAACAAAAATTTGGAATAGATGCATATGAAAAG GTGGATGTGATTGGCATTGATGAAGCTCAGTTCTTTGACGACCTTTATGATTTTTGCTGCAATGCTGCTGATCTTGATGGGAAGACTGTAATTGTAGCAGGTCTAGATGGCGATTACTTGAG GAAGAGTTTTGGTTCAGTGCTTGACATCATTCCACTTGCTGATACTGTGACAAAGTTGACGGCCAGATGTGAACTATGTAACAAAAGGGCATTTTTCACTTTTAGAAAGACTAGTGAGACAGAAACTGAGCTTATAGGTGGTGCTGATATGTACATGCCTGTTTGCCGTCAGCACTATGTCAATGTACAATCTGTCAATGAAGCTGCAAAAATAGTTCTTGAATCTCATAAACTGCCAAGTAGCCTTATATTAGAAACAACTCTAGTTACTCCATAA